The Oncorhynchus clarkii lewisi isolate Uvic-CL-2024 chromosome 20, UVic_Ocla_1.0, whole genome shotgun sequence nucleotide sequence tgcctgtctctctctctctgtctgcctgtctctctctctctgtctgcctgtctctctctctctgtttgtctgtctgtctctctctctctctgtgtctgtctctctctctctgtgtgtctgtctgtctgtctgtctctctgtctgtctgtctctctctctctgtctgtctgtctctctctctgtctgtctgtctgtctctctctctgtctgtctgtctgtctgtctctctctctctgtctctctctctctctctctgtctctctctctctgtttgtctctctcgctctctctgtttgtctctctctctctctctctgtttgtctgtctgtctctctctctctctctctctctctctctgtttgtctgcctgtctctctctctctgtttgtctgcctgtctctctctctctctctgtctgcctgtctctctctctctgcctgtctgtctctctctctctgtctgactgtctgtctctctttctgtttgtctgtctctctctctgtttgtctgcctgtctctctctctctgtttgtctgcctgtctctctctctctgtttgtctgcctgtctctctctctctgtttgtctgcctgtctctctctctctctctgtctgcctgtctctctctctctctctctgtctgcctgtctctctctctgcctgtctgtctctctctctctctctgtgtctgtctctctctctctctgtgtctgtctctctctctctctgtctgtctgtctgtctgtctctatctctatttgcctgtctgtctctctctctctctctctgtttgcctgtctgtctctatctctatttgcctgtctgtctgtctgtctgtctgtctgtctctatctctatttgcctgtctgtctctatctctatttgcctgtctgtctctctctctctctctgtttgcctgtctgtctctatctctatttgcctgtctgtctgtctgtctgtctgtctgtctgtctatctctatttgcctgtctgtctctctctctctctctatttgcctgtctgtctctatctctatttgcctgtctgtctctatctctatctctctctctctctctgtttgtctgtctgtctctctctctatctctgtttgcctgtctgtctgtctctctcgctatctctgtttgcctgtctgtctctctctctctctctgtttgcctgtctgtctgtctgtctgtctgtctctctctctctctgtttgcctgtctgtctgtgtctctctctctatctctctttgcctgtctgtttgtctgtctctctctctatctctgtttgcctgcctgtctgtctgtctgtctgtctctctctctgtttgcctgtctgtctgtctgtctctctctctatctctatttgcctgtctgtctgtctctctctctctgtttgcctgtctgtctgtctctctctctctctctttgcctgtctgtctgtctgtctctctctctatctctctttgcctgtctgtctgtctgtctctctctctctctgtttgcctgtctgtctctctctctctctgtttgcctgtctgtctctctctctctctgtctgtctctctctctctctgtctgtctctctctctctctgtttgcctgtctgtctctctctctctctctctctctctctctctctctctctctctctgtttgcctgtctctgtctgtctgtctctgtgagctGGTTCACCCCCTCGGTTAGCCAGACATAAGACCCACTCTCCATGCTGCGACTATTCAGATTGCCAGATGTATCACTCCCTCCTGTCGCCCTACTGTTGATTCACTTCCCTCCAAGCCCGCCCGCTCAAACCTTCCCAGCCAATTACAGACAGCCCTGCAGGCACCTGTGCTGTGCTGGCCCCAGGCCCACTGAGAAACATCTGCAGTCTACTTTTAAACAAGTTGTTGGAAAGGAGGTTATATAGAAAATGTAGGCAAAGATGGGCACATGCCCAAAGAGCGCtaacaagcgtgtgtgtgtgtgtgtcttccagaTGGATCCTGAATACAGAGTTAGTAAGTTCCTTACCCTGCTGAGAGAACAGGGAGCGTAAGTAGAACACTCTTCTGTTCCGTCCCCTCACACCACATAGTTCTTGTTTGGGTTCGTTGTTGGTTGACGGATTTAATGAATGCATGTCTCCTTGCTCCCCACAGGTTGGGTTCTATACCCATCTAAGTCCATGGTGGAGCTGCATTGCCCAGCAGTTAGCTGCCTCTCCCAGTAAGTACTTGAACAAAGCGTAGAGCAGGGCTGTGTTAGAGTAGGgttagaataaaaaaaatatgcagattctccctctttctcttccttcctgTTCTTCTAACTCCTTCTCACTTTTACCCTCAGTGGCTGAGGAGCGGAAGCCTGGGTGCTGTCCATCCCCAACGCTCCCCGTGTAATCTCTGTACCTCGTGTTTCCATGGCAACGCCGAATGACCCAGCCTCTTCCTCATCAACAcgacctctctgtgtgtgtacatttaaGTGAGAATTAAGCACTTGTTCTGTGTACAATTTTTATTTATGattcaaatggcactctattccctatatagtgcactgctttttgaccagagctctataggtcctggtcaaaacaagagcactgaatagggtgccattagagacGCATCCAAAGTGTTGTGATCTGTGCTGCTAGCACTCTGTGGGATTTTATGTATAAAAAGCAAAAATAAGGTGGTTGTATGTTTATAACTAAGTAGGTATTAGATGAGGAAAGTGTAAGCACAAACGTGTATACGATGACCTATTGTGTGTTCGATATTACGCACGTAGGTCTCTAATCATTCCAGGAAATGATGGTTCCAAGCCTTTACCCTTAGCTCTGCTCACTTTTTGGTTTTTATTATGTTTTCATTTTTGACTCTCTTTGTTTTATGAATAATTGTCATGGATACTTAATCATGTTACAAAAAATATTGATTAGATAGTAACTGGAAAAACGGATCCATTTTCAGACCAAGACCATTTTAGaagggaacccccccccccccccccaaccacgcCTGATATACCTGTTGAAATTAATTCTGTATCATGCTGTTCTCTATGAATGACCTCTGTTGTGCCTTTGCCTGCTGGTGGATGGCCGTGCTGTTTCTCTGTGGACAAGAGGCGAGGGAGTGATAAGTGGAGGTATACTAGGTTTAAAGCATATCGTTGTTACTCTCTGCCGTTACTGGTGGTCCTCAGTGTTTCTGCGGTGTTGTGAGCTGTCGTTCAGCCTGTGTAGCTAACAGAAATAACATCCTATGCCAGAAAGTGTCTGCCTTATAGAACAGGAGAGATGTGGTTCTTTTTCAGGGTGGCACTACCCTCTTTTGACTGTTATGAACCCATGGGCCTTATCTCTACCTCCTAGTCCTGATACATCAGAGTCTCTGTACTCTGTTCTGTATAAAGGCTATATGCCCGACATTATAGCTCGCCTCCCCCCGTCCCCCATCCGTGTGCATGCCTAACACACTGCCATTTATTTACAGAAGTACACTATGCAGGTTTGTTTCAGATAAACACAATTCAAGTGTAAATGTATGGATATATCAACCAGACATTATTTGCAGTGACCAGTGTGCTTTTTTTTCTCTAAATCTATTTGTGATGAAGTCTTGAACGCTGTAAAACTTATGACAAGTTGCAATTGTATTATCGCAATAAAATTGGACACATGAACATTTCGTACAGTACttttctaagtgtgtgtgtgtgtattatcgaTTGATGCAGATGCACTTGTCATTCACCTATAGATTTTATCAGGGAGAAATGGACTTGATCGAGACAAATTGCAGACGTTTCACAGAGTTCTAGAGCAGATTGAGACATTATTTTGAGTTATAGTGAGGATCGGACTATTTATTAAGCATGGATAACTGTCTATCACAGTTTGGAACACCATCGCAGCTTGCCATTTAAAAATGAGTTCAAAAGTGTTATGTGCAAATGTCTATATACATGATTTGGTAAGGAAATGTAGAGGAATCGATGCTTACAAACTGAAATGATTAGAAAAGTACCTCTGGCTAAGAAGCAAAAGCATGAGACAGTAATTTGTTCTTCAAATATATAATCTTAGTTCAGATATATACACATTGTATAATAAATAATATTTataaaaacataacattttcAGATTATAAAATAAAAAGGGAATTATTCACTTTAAAACCTTTGTACAAAACTTTGGATATAGCGGGCAGGAAAGGAACGACAAAGTGCCCTGGTAGGGAGGGTTTTTTAGAGGGTGACGCAGTTGCTAAGCTGCCGTATGTCACAGAGAGGAGCCTATACTACCTGGGgtaaattgtattttttgttAAATATAATGAATAGGAAGCACGTAGCACTGTCAGAACATGTTGTGTGGAAACCTCTATCCCATGTGCCTGACATCCCTAACCCTTACACCCCTGTCACTGGCAGTCAGCACATCAGCTGTATCCCAATAGGCTTTACATAACCTTCTTACCCTCGTCTCCTCCATTTGTCTCCCACAGACACGTTGTCTCTGAACAAGTTTCCAACGTATTGCTTCTATTGTCAAGACGTTTCACATCACTGGCAATTAAGGGAAGGAGACGAGGAAAGGGGGTTATTGATGACTTGACACTTTCTGCTTTCTCCACTTGTCATCATCACCTTTCACTGGTGAGCAGGGTTTCGCTTAGAACAAGGACCTCACAGCACTATGAGGAACCTAATGAAATGGACCGTCCGAGTGTTCGACACAATTATAATCTCATTGTCGTAGTATGACCCGCTATTAGTAGAATTATTCATTAGCATTGGGCCTATTGCGAGTGCAAAATGACCTGGTGATCCATGAATTCAATGTTAATCCAATGACGTACGACCTCTTAAACCTGAACCCTCTACATGTTCGTCGTGAACGTTTTCTTCTCTATGACATATCGTTATAATTTCCTCAAAGACTGTaatgggaaattccagaaaagtgTATCTGATCTTGAGATCAACAAGAAGAATGCATTTGCTCTCATAAATAACAATTGCTAAAGTTTCACCTCCTCCAGACAGTTCGTGTACAGCTGAATAGTGCATACATGTGCAGAAATGTCCGTGAGTGGAAACAAGCATGTTTGGTTCGTTCACATGTCCCTTCCTGCATACCACCTCCAGTCCCGGCCCATTGCTAATATTTCAGAAATGTGGGGCTATAAAATCACGCTCTAGCACATCTTCCAGGCGTCTCAGCTAGGTGACTGCTGCAGTACAGTACCAGTACAGGGGTTGAGAAAGTGGAGATTTCATCCGCTCAGTAGCTTAGTTTAGAAGGGCAGGGTCCAGTAACAGCCCGCTCAGTAGTTAAAAGTGGTAGGTTCCTGGGCTGCCGCCGTGTGTTCAGTACGGTTTGGATTGACGAGTGACGTTGGGGAACTGCTTTCGTTCACAATAGTCCACCAGCCAGGTGATTGACTGGTGAAATCAGGTGTTAGTTAAAAAGGATGTCCATTCGATAGCAATAAATAAAGAAGGGGTCATGGCCCAATGCTGCAGGAATGTGAACTGGTCAAACTGACTGAGCTTGTTCCAATGGAAATGGGCTGCCCCATATGGAGGATGCAGGGCTTGGAAGAAGGATATGAGGGACATTTTTATCACAAGGGTCCAGAAGTATGGAGTTCCAGTACAGAAATGTCACTCCCCAttggtgtctgtctgtatttaagTCTGTATGCATGCGATGACTGCAGTGTGTCTGCGATGGCCGCTGTGGTCCATCATTCTGTCCGAGCGAGCGCACAAGGCTCTCACTTGCACGTGTGCACGTCGTAGACGCGCACACACTCCTGGCAGCTGACGTAGCAGCACCAGTGGAAGATGCAGTGGCACTTCTCCTTGCGCTTCTCAGTCCGAGTGTTGTGGCCCCTGCCGCAGCAGAGCAGGTCGCAGCCCTCGATGCCGTGCGAGGACACATTGCAGGCGCGGTCGCGCGTGCCGAATGAGCCCGTCTCCGGGTTGGGCTCGCAGAAGTTGGGCGAGCCCTCGTAGTAGACCAGGTCGCGCTCCGTGGGGTGCTTGAAGAAGGCGTACTTGGCGCGCAGCGTCTCCACCCAGCCGCGCGACTCGCGGTGCTTCTCCACCACCATCTCCGAGGCGCTGTCGTACTTGTCCTTCAGGTAGTCGCCCAGCATGCGGAAGTCGGGCTGCGCCCACCAGCATGTTTTCACCTCGCAGCTGCCTGACAGGCCATGGCATTTGCAGCGCAGGTGCATGTGGTCCAGGATGGtctgagagaaaaagagagatgaaTTCACCACAGTGTACAGTAAATGTGATTGGTAGCTTGTCAATATAACACATTCTGTCTGATGGTGATTTGTTTAGTCTGGGTGTCAGTTTGTTTAGTCTAGGGGCATGTTTGTTTTGTCTATCGCCCATATTGTTTAGTCTTTCACCAGACAGCCCATTTTTGAACAACTATTCTTATCAATAACCTGAGTGACTACTGAGTACCGACCTGTAGGTTGAGAACAACATGCTACCTGGCTCGGTCTACATCTGTGGTTCAGGCAGCTGTGAAACAGAGGCAGGCATTTGTAGCGTGCAGCCGCTAATTCATTCTGAAGTCACTGCGTTTACGTGAGCAAAGCGCTCTTCACCTTTGTTTAGATTTGTTTTGCTTTAATTCCCCAACTATATTTAGCTGCAGAATTCCCCCAGCTGTGGCGGAAGGCAGGTGTGTGTGGCACCTTTGGGCGAGAGGGGAGTGGGGGCGGTGAGGGGTGGAAAGGTTCTTAGTTCTGACATCATGTCCTGGGCTTGTCAGGCCCCTGGCATCTCCCAGGGGCCCCGAGGTAAACAACGGAGCGTGAGAGGGCCAGGTGGGGCGGCTGGGAtcagggttgagagagagaaaggggtccTGACTGGGCTGCCTGCCGTTTTGCAGCTCCTGTGGTCTCCCTGCTCCTGTCTAGTCAGATCAAAGGACTGCCTTGTTGCCGTTGTGGTCTCTCCAATTGCCCCTCAGCATGTTGGTGAGGAGTAGCTCACCAGATATTGCACTGAGCAATGACAGCAGCGAGTGATGGTTTAAGTCCGAGCTGattcccttctcttccccctcacACTAACTCTGGTTATTTGTCTCTCAGGGAATTTCGGTTAGGAAAGGCAGGGgcatttcttttctttttttttaacatcAGATAATTACCCAATCATTCAAGTTGAAGTGCTACTTTTCAGGCAGGAACTCGCAGAAATGTGGACTGAACTTAAGTCAAATACCAAAATCCTTCCTGTCATAGAATTAGTAATCTGGtactgtaatgtttactgtgGATAATTCCATCCGATTGCCAAACAAGCAGATCTTTGTTCATTGTATCTTTGCTACTGTGCTTTTATATCTTTCTTTAGTTACAGGCCtgggtgtgttcagggtgtgtcCTGTATCATTGTCTACTGATATATGTGTACTGAATATACTTAAGTTTATACACTGCATCCCGCTTGGCTGTGTAGTAAACTGTGGTACATATGTGTATTTACATTACGTGCATGCCTTTGTGTTACCAACAGTTGTATACTTAACTGTATAGCGTGTACTACCAATATATCCATGCTAGCTGTGCAGTACAGTAAATCCTCAGTGTAGGTCTATTTACCGTGCGTCCTGCTTCGTTGTTGTGCCGATTCATAGCCGAGCGCGCGTCGGGGCGGTTCTCTCTGGCATCGGCAAACTCTCTGGACACCAGCACCCCGAACTCGGCGTCCTCGCTGCAGCCGCCCCACTTCCAGCCCTCCCCCGGGGGACCCTTGTGGTGGGAGTCACAGCCACACATGGTGGACGTGCCCTCGGCGCAGGACCGAGTCACAGCAAACGCCACCCCCGCTGAGGCGACGGCGTGGACGAACGCCGACTCTCTGGTCGCTGGAGAGAAAAACATAAGAGGACATTAAAGGAATCAATCTTTAGTGCCCCAACTTCTTAACGCAGCAAGTTTCACTGCTGCCAACTTCAATACGGCAGGGTCAATGAAAAGGATACTGCAAGAATTTTAAAAAAGATTCTGAGACATGTCCGTGAGAGGAGTTAAAACATTAGACTCTGATCACTACCTATGATTTTGGGAACACGTCGTAGCGATGGCTACAGTAGACAGTGTCCCCTGGCTGTGACATCAACCTATTGTGGCTGGTGTCAGTCGGGCCTAATGCTCAGTGAGATCTCGGTGACCTCCTGTCATCCCCGAGGTGTGCTGTTTTGCATCTGGATAGTGTTTCAGGAATGTTGTCCCCCTCCGTCAGAGCCCACAGGGCCTCTGGGTAGAAACTGAGCAGGCCATCTGCTCTGCTCCGCTGCCGTGTTCGTGCTGAGAGATGGAGTTACGCCTCCTTTGAGCGCAACCGCTTATTATGTAACCAGACACCATTGTTTCGCAATCACAGCACACTTACTGTGGGCTCATCCATTTCTCTGCTGCACCACCtcagactgcacacacacacaggcaggcaggcaggcaggcacgcacatacacacaggcaggcacgcacacacacacacacacacaggcagggacgaacacacacacacacacaaatccggAGGGTAAGGGGAGGGCCTACTCCCTGCAATGGATTCACTGTTAAATCTAGGGAGGCCTAGCCCCCCTAAAACTGACTGTAGTTAGTAGTGTTCTCTACTACATACCTGCAGGGACGTTAGTTACTCTACAGTGTAAGCCGATCTACAAGTCTTTGTAGTGCTGATTTGCATTAAACAGAGAGAATCATCATTGAAAAAGGTGTAGTCTGGGTTGCCAGGGGACATTTCATGGGTTCATAAAGTGAATTAGCGTTCACAGCCTTTCAAGAGGTTACCCTTTTTTATTTGAGCATTTTAAGTTACACATCCTTTGTTTGAATGAAACCTTCATGTGAACGGCTGAATAGGGTCATAAGTTCATAATAGGGTGAGAGGTCATATGGCTGCTCTGATGGGAAATCCGGGGAAGTGGAAACGTATTAAAAGTCACTAGATTACCACTAAACATCACCTCCTATCTACATGAAAGCATGTTGCACACTATCTAATCAGTTAATACATCTTCTAAACATATAGTCACTAAACCATGACTAAAGAAATTGTCTCAAGTGTCCACAATCTACATTTTTCCCCCCCAGTGTGCTTCATTCTAAGTGAACAGCTATAAAGCAACATTTTTGTGCTAAAACCTGTGAATGTTTGTTTGATTGGATCACATACACCTCTGGTTGGGAGGCGACCGGGAGTCCCAGCTACCCTGGCAAGCCCTGCTGGGCTCTCCACAACAGGGGCCTGTGAGCTGTGGGCCCCTGGAGCTCTGGTTGTCAGCCAAGGCTAGCGCTGCTCCTGCTACCTGCTGGGCCCATCAATCCGCCTTTGTTTCCCTTGTGTCACACTGTATTACCCACACAAAGGGCCCAGCGACTCGCGCCCCCACAACTCCGCTCTGCCCAGAGCTGGCATtcccttaaccccccccccccaacaccctcCCTCTGCCACCACCCTGAAACACCATCCTccaataccaccaccacctccactccCCATTTCCCCCATACTAGTTAAGGTGGTGGTGGACTGGTATAGCCACCCTGGTCTGGGGCCCCTTCCATCCTCGCCAACCCCTTGCCCGTCACTCCAACTCAGGCTGCCCCCCTCCCTCGCCAGCACCCCCTGCCTTCCACTTCACCCCCAACGTGCCGGCCCGGGGTAGGTTGGGAGATTCCCTTTCAGCCTGTTTTCATGACAGAGTCAAAAGGGCGTGTGAATGGAGCGTCCGTGGGAGCCGGGCTGTGTGAGGCGCGCACTGGTCTTCATGCACAGTAGGGGTTGAGCTGAGCCCCCCAGCCCTTTTATATTGCCTGTAATCTCATTTGGCCTCCCCTTctccctttttatttattttattgaggagagcgagggaggttCACACTGCCCATTCCTGCCCAGATCCCTTCCCCTCTGAGACACAGGCTAATTCATTTCCAATCAGCAGCCTCACTCCACAACACAAAAACCCATCTTCATCATTAGGGATTTCAAGGCGTACTCCGAGCACCCCCGGGTTCTGTTTTTGTGCGTTCTGTGTTTTTGCATCAGATTGTTTAAAGCAACCAGTCAGTGTCAAGACCGTCGGTGCTTAGTATTTAGTGTGAAAAGCCCGATAGATGATCTCCAGTGTGTCAACTGTAACAACTGCGTATCAAATTGAATTGTGTGAGCTAATCTTGAGCGATTCACAACACCGACTAACCTTCTTTCACTGTCTAAAAACGTCAGCGAGGTTGGGAAACCCGGGAAGAAGACTCAAACACAAAAGACGCGATGTTGAAGGTAGAGCGGTGGATGGACGTTGAATCATCTGTCCCTCCTTGTATCGGCGCTCATTTCTCACTGCAGTAAGGAAAGGTGTATAGATAGTACTGTTATTACCCTGCGAGTCATTTGTCAGCCGGAGCACAGGGGACAGGCAGTGCTCAGCTGCAGAGTAGCGGGTTCTTCTATTCCTATGTCAGCTTGCTGTACTTTCCTCACACTTGTTCACACTGTTTGTTTCCCGTTTTCTCACTGACATGTCCTTTAATGTTTTTATCACCGCCATGAGAAAAAGTAGAACCGGCAAACCCCCTAGAATCTGAGGTCAGATTATCTCATTTTTTTACAGAGTAGTCCAATATCATTCTTGTTGTACATCAATTAGTTTTTTTGTATGTTTTATATGATACTTGGCTGTCATTcatatatcccccccaaaaatatagAAATGATATCCCTCATATAAATACCTCATTAGTAGTATTCGACCATTGGGGAGAGGagtatatttgtattctttagACAAACAGTCCTGTTAGAGTAAGAAGCCTACCCTTGTCCAGCACAGGGCCGAAGATGGCTAGGTTGTCCTTGATGGTGGTACAGTTCCAACGCCGGCCCCTGAACTGGTGCTGGCACTCCTGGATGCCCAGCTTCACGCCCTCGGCCACGCTGGGCATGATCTCGATGTAGTTGCGACAGAAGCGTAGCTGCTTGGGCACCAGGCCAGGGATGGAGCCGCACAGAATGGGTTGGGAGCCCAGAGACGAGTACTGCTGCCCCAGGGCTAGGGACctgcaacacacagagagagggggagggggggggggggggagtatgtCACGTACCACCCCAGCCAGACATAGTATCACTACCTAGCGCCTACGCTACACAGTCTCCCACAGTCTCTCCATACAGCTTTCTAAGGAGAAGCTATCTATAGGATCTGCTGCCATTGAGTAAAATAGAGTGCCCTCTCTGAACTCACTGCCTCAATGAGAGGGAGGGTTATACAGTATATGCCAGGGGAGGCCCTCCACAGAGGCAGATTGTCCCAAAAAAGAGGATTGCCTCTCAATATACAAATGTAGCTTTTTTGTCCCAGTGGTTTAAAATATTCTGTGCTCATAGTTGGATTTGCAGCCGGTGGCGTTGATTTGAGTTTTTCTGTGGGGAATGGTTTGACTTGGTGAGTGTTATTGACTTTATGAGCGCTTAATGCAGTGGAAGTGAGTGCCCCCCCCCCAGTAACAGAAGCTAATAGCCCCTCTTCAGGGAAGGGATATGACCTATTCGTATTGACTTTTCAAAGTGCTCCCTCTTGTTAGCCTCCAGAGACCCTGATGATTCGAAAGATAACACACACACGAacctgtctgtttgtttctcctcTGGGGAAGGCCCCATGTACAATAATAAGACACAAACAAACCAGTGGCTCATTTCTTTGTTATTCGTTTGTGGTTTACCTATTGATGATATGtgatctgtgtctgtgtgatttaagattgactgggtgtgtgtgtttgtgtgcagttCAGTGTGTGGTAATGGACATAAGGCATTATTCCTAAAACTCCCGGTGCCTCACTTTGGGCTGGCATATAAACTCAGCCataaaagaaacgtccctttttcaggaccctgtctttcaaagataattcgtaaaattccaaataacttcacagatcttcattgcaaagggtttaaacactgttcgccatgcttgttcaatgaaccataaacaattaatgaacatgcacctgtggaacggtcgttaagacactaacagcttacagacggtaggcaattaaggtcacagttatgaaaacttaggacactaaagaggcctttctactgactctgaaaatcaccaaaagaaagatgcccagggtccctgctcatctgcgtgaacatgccttaggcatgctgcaaggaggcatgacgactgcagatgtggccagggcaataatttgcaatgtctgtactgtgagacgcctaagacagcgctacagggagacaggacggacagctgatcgtcctctcagtggcagaccatgtgtaacaacacctgcacaggatcggtacatccgaacatcacacctgcgggacaggcacaggatggcaacaacaaatgcccgagttacaccaggaaagcacaatccctccatcagtgctcagattgtctgcaataggctgagagaggctggactgagggcttgtaggcctgttgtaaaggcaggtcctcaccagacatcactggcaacaacgtcacctatgggcacaaaccctctgtcgctggaccagacaggactggcaaaaagtgctcttcactgatgagtcgcggttttgtctcaccaggggtgatggtcagattcgtgtttattgtcgaaggaatgagcgttacaccgaggcctgtactctggagcgggatcgatttgaaggtggagggtccgtcatggtctggggcggtgtgtcacagcatcatcagactgagcttgttgtcattgcaggcaatctcaatgctgtgcgttacagggaagacatcctcctccctcatgtggtactcttgctgcaggctcatcctgacatgaccctccagcatgacaataccaccagccatactgctcgttctttgagtgatttcctgaaagacaggaatgtcagtgttctaccaaggccagcgaagagtcc carries:
- the LOC139377452 gene encoding proto-oncogene Wnt-3, whose translation is MDLFLIGYMMCVWLSSWRVLGGYPIWWSLALGQQYSSLGSQPILCGSIPGLVPKQLRFCRNYIEIMPSVAEGVKLGIQECQHQFRGRRWNCTTIKDNLAIFGPVLDKATRESAFVHAVASAGVAFAVTRSCAEGTSTMCGCDSHHKGPPGEGWKWGGCSEDAEFGVLVSREFADARENRPDARSAMNRHNNEAGRTTILDHMHLRCKCHGLSGSCEVKTCWWAQPDFRMLGDYLKDKYDSASEMVVEKHRESRGWVETLRAKYAFFKHPTERDLVYYEGSPNFCEPNPETGSFGTRDRACNVSSHGIEGCDLLCCGRGHNTRTEKRKEKCHCIFHWCCYVSCQECVRVYDVHTCK